A region from the Macrobrachium nipponense isolate FS-2020 chromosome 47, ASM1510439v2, whole genome shotgun sequence genome encodes:
- the LOC135204479 gene encoding uncharacterized protein LOC135204479: MRAVSMILVTLLSMGMLYNLVTSSVNGIYDVMRTTIFTGKVMPAQYIKHNVTVEKPCQCRNFCQVVINCTSTTWLRMAESNASRCLISVTYFGHLELQEPSPGISSATTFYWFKPDYTRGQYGFYKMHCPLVGNFSKALNICKAEGGQLATLETTPKRDDVMVVLRYQGNGARYWIGLYREGPTANPVWMNVNGNMSVTSGTITGSGSGNCYSLYKSGPWIVENHICNGQLCFVCERNFY, translated from the exons ATGAGGGCAGTGTCAATGATCCTGGTGACGTTGCTTTCCATGGGAATGTTATACAACCTGGTGACATCAAGCGTCAACGGTATCTACGACGTGATGAGAACCACCATCTTCACTGGGAAGGTCATGCCAGCACAGTACATCAAGCACAATGTCACAGTTGAGAAGCCCT GTCAGTGTAGAAACTTTTGCCAAGTGGTCATTAACTGCACGAGCACCACGTGGCTCAGGATGGCGGAAAGCAACGCATCGCGATGCCTCATCTCTGTGACCTACTTTGGCCATTTGGAGCTGCAAGAACCAAGCCCAGGGATCTCCTCTGCCACGACTTTCTACTGGTTCA AGCCTGATTACACACGGGGCCAATACGGATTCTACAAGATGCATTGCCCGTTGGTTGGGAACTTCTCTAAAGCTCTGAACATCTGCAAGGCTGAAGGAGGGCAGCTGGCTACTCTGGAAACCACCCCAAAGCGTGACGATGTGATGGTGGTTCTCCGCTATCAGGGTA ATGGAGCGAGATACTGGATCGGACTCTACCGAGAGGGCCCCACAGCAAATCCAGTGTGGATGAATGTCAATG GAAACATGTCAGTGACCTCAGGCACCATAACTGGAAGTGGGAGTGGAAActgttattcattatataaaagTGGACCCTGGATTGTCGAGAACCATATCTGTAACGGTCAACTGTGCTTTGTGTGCGAAAGAAACTTCTATTAG